The window GAGCGCGGCACCTTCTCACAGCGTCATTCCGTGCTGATCGATCAGGAGACCGAGGCCCGTCACACCTCGCTGAACAACATCCGCGAGGGTCAGGCGCGCTACGAGGTCATCAACTCGATGCTCTCGGAAGAGGCGGTGCTCGGTTTCGAATACGGCTATACCCTGTCGGAGCCGAATGCGCTGACGATGTGGGAGGCGCAGTTCGGCGACTTCGCCAATGGCGCACAGGTCGTGTTCGACCAGTTCATCTCCTCGGGCGAGCGCAAGTGGCTGCGCATGTCGGGTCTGGTCTGCCTGCTGCCGCATGGCTATGAGGGCCAGGGGCCGGAGCACTCCTCGGCTCGCCTCGAGCGCTTCCTGCAGATGTGCGCCGAGGACAACATGCAGGTGGCGAACTGCTCGACCCCTGCGAGCTATTTCCACATCCTGCGCCGCCAGCTGAAGCGCGACTTCCGCAAGCCGCTGATCCTGATGACGCCGAAGTCGCTGCTGCGCCACAAGCGCTGCGTCTCCGACCTCAGCGAGCTGGCTGAGGGCTCGACCTTTCACCGCGTGCTGCACGACGATGCCGAGCGCGGCAAGTCGACCACCAAGCTGGTCAAGGATTCGAAGATCCGCCGCGTCGTGCTCTGCTCGGGCAAGGTCTATTTCGACCTGCTTGAGGAGCGCGAGAAGCGCGGTATCGACGATGTCTATCTGATGCGCGTCGAGCAGCTCTATCCGTTCCCGCTGAAGTCGCTGGCGCAGGAGCTGGCGCGCTTCAAGAGCGCCGACGTCGTCTGGTGCCAGGAAGAGCCGAAGAACCAGGGTTCCTGGACCTTCGTCGAGCCCTATCTGGAGTGGGTGCTGGGCCATGCCGGCTCGAAGTCGAAGCGGCCGCGCTATGTCGGCCGCCCGGCCTCGGCTGCGACCGCGACCGGCCTGATGTCGAAGCATACTGCCCAGCTCAACGCATTCCTGGACGAGACCTTCGCGGTCTGATCCTTCGCCTGATTAAAGACACGAGAAGAGGCCTGACATGGCGACCGAAATCCGCGTTCCCACCCTCGGCGAATCCGTTTCCGAGGCCACCATCGGCAAGTGGTTCAAGAAGCCGGGCGACGCGGTGAAGGCGGACGAGCCTTTGGTCGAGCTCGAGACCGACAAGGTCACGCTCGAGGTCAACGCGCCGGCAGCCGGCGTGCTCGGCGAGATCGTCGCCAAGGAAGGCGAGACCGTCGGTGTCAGCGCGCTGCTCGGCACCATCGCCGCCGGCGACGGCAAGGCGGCTGCCGCTCCGGCCAAGCCTGCTGCCGAAGCGCCGAAGCCGGCCGCCGCCGCTCCAGCCGCTACCGCGCCGGCGACCAAGGCGGCCGATTCCGGTCCGGCCGTCTCGCGCCTCGCCGCCGAGAGCGGTGTCGATCCGTCCAAGGTTGCAGCTTCCGGCAAGGATGGCCGCGTCACCAAGGGTGATATGCTGGCGGCAATCGCGACCGGCCCGGCCGTCGTCGCTGCCGCGCCTGCCGCTCCGATCCAGGTCAGGGCGCCGTCGGCTCCGGACGACGCCTCGCGCGAAGAGCGCGTGAAGATGACCAAGCTGCGCCAGACCATCGCGCGCCGCCTCAAGGAAGCGCAGACCAACGCCGCGATGCTGACCACCTTCAACGAGGTGGACATGACCAACGTCATGGCGCTGCGCAACCAGTACAAGGACGTGTTCGAGAAGAAGCACGGCGTGAAGCTCGGCTTCATGGGCTTCTTCGTAAAGGCCTGCGTGCAGGCGCTGAAGGAGATCCCGGCGGTCAACGCCGAAATCGACGGCACTGACATCGTCTACAAGAACTACTACCACATCGGCGTCGCCGTCGGCACCGACAAGGGCCTGGTCGTGCCGGTGGTGCGCGATGCCGACGAGCTCTCCATCGCCGGCGTCGAGAAGAAGATCGGCGAGTTCGGCAAGAAGGCTAGAGACGGCGCCCTCAAGATCGAGGAGATGCAGGGCGGCACCTTCACCATCTCGAATGGCGGCGTCTACGGCTCGCTGATGTCGACCCCGATCCTGAACGCGCCGCAATCGGCGATCCTGGGCATGCATAAGATCCAGGAGCGTCCGATGGTTGTCGGCGGCCAGATCGTGATCCGTCCGATGATGTATCTCGCAGTGAGCTACGATCACCGCATCATCGACGGCAAGGAAGCCGTGACCTTCCTTGTCCGCGTCAAGGAAGGCCTGGAGGACCCGGCGCGCCTCGTTCTCGACCTCTGAGACCTTGCCTGATGGCGATCCCGGCAAAGCTCGTCGCTGTTGGCCTCGCCATTGCCGGCATCATCAACCTGTTGCCGACGATTGGCGTGGCCGGGGTCGGCTGGCTGCGCTCGCTCTACGGTTTCGAGATCGCCAATCCCGATCTCGAAATCCTGCTGCGGCACCGCGCCATCTTGTTCGGGATCGTGGGCGCGCTGCTGCTGGCGGCCGCCTTCCGACCCGGGCTGCGCGAGGTGGCGGTGCTCGTCGCTGGCGCGAGCATGGCGAGTTTCATCGTGATCGCGCTCCTCGTCGGCGGCTATGGCCCCGCGATCAGGAAGGTCGTGATCGCCGACATTATCGGACTCCTGGCCCTCGTGCCGGCGATAATCGCGCGGTTGGCGCCGTCGCATCGATAGGGTGGGGTAACGAAGTTGCTGGCGCAGTCCGATGTGATCGTTCGATCCGCTTAGGAGACGGAGCATGGCTTTCGGACCCAATCCGCCACCGATCCAGGCGCATATCTGCGTCAAGGGCGGCGATGCGGCGATCGCCTTCTACGAGAACGCCTTCGGTGCCGAGTGCACCTTCAAGGCCATGGCTGATGACGGCCAGCGCGTAATGCACGCCAATCTCGCGCTCTTCGGCGGCGAGGTCATGCTGCATGACGAGTTCCCGGAGTTCGGCGGCGATGTCATGGCGCCGAGCTCGCATGGCGGCGCCAGCATCGCGATCAGCATCAATCTGCCAACGCCGGCCGATGTCGATGCCGCCATCGCGAGGGCCGAAGCCGCCGGTGCAAATGTCGTCATGCCGGCGAGCGACGTGTTCTGGGGTGCGCGTTATGCGCGCCTGCGCGATCCCTTCGGCCATGTCTGGGCCTTCAACGCGCCGCTGGCGCAGCAATCGTAAAAACTGACCGAAAGAGAGACCATGTCCTACGATCTCGTCGTCATCGGAACCGGCCCTGGCGGCTATGTCTGCGCCATCCGTGCCGCCCAGCTCGGCCTCAAGGTCGCGGTGGTCGAGAAGCGCAAGACCCATGGCGGCACCTGCCTGAATGTCGGCTGCATCCCCTCAAAGGCGCTGTTGCACGCGTCCGAGATGTTCGAGGAAGCCGGCCATACCTTCGAGAGCCTCGGCATCAATGTCGGCAAGCCCAAGCTCGATCTGAAGCAGATGATGGTCCACAAGCAGGAGACCATCGACGCCAACGTCAACGGCGTCGCCTTCCTGCTGAAGAAGAACAAGATCGAGCCGTTCCACGGCACGGCCTCGATTCCGGCCGCCGGCAAGGTCGTCGTCACCGGCGAGGACGGCAAGACGCAGGAACTCGTGACCAAGAACATCGTCATCGCCACCGGTTCTGAATCGGCGGCGCTGCCGGGCGTCACGACCGACGAGAAGACGGTGGTGACCTCGACCGGCGCGCTCGAACTCGGTTCGGTGCCGAAGGAATTGCTGGTGGTCGGCGCCGGCGTGATCGGCCTCGAGATCGGCTCGGTCTGGGGCAGGCTCGGCGCCAAGGTCACCGTGGTCGAGTATCTCGACCGCATCCTGCCCGGCATGGATGACGAGATCGCCAAGCAGTTCCAGCGCATCCTGCAGAAGCAGGGCTTCACCTTCCATCTCGGCTCGAAGGTCACCAAGGTCGAGACCGGCAAGAAGGGCGGCGCCACCGTCACGGTCGAGCCTGCCGCCGGCGGCGAGGCCAAGACGCTGAACGCCGACATCGTGCTCGTCTCGATCGGCCGGCGCCCGAACACGGACGGGCTCGGCCTCGACAAGGCCGGCGTCGCGACCGAGCGTGGGCGCGTCGTCATCGACGACCACTTCAAGACCAATGTCGACGGCATCTATGCGATCGGGGACGTGGTGCGCGGGCCGATGCTGGCGCACAAGGCCGAGGATGAAGGCGTCGCCGTTGCCGAGATCCTCGCCGGCAAGCACGGCCATGTGAACTACGACGCGATTCCCGGCATCGTCTACACCGCTCCGGAGGTGGCAGCGATTGGCAAGACCGAGGAGGAGCTGAAGGCCGCGGGCATCGCCTACAAGGTCGGCAAGTTCCCGTTCACGGCCAATGGCCGGGCGCGGGCGATGCGGCACACCGACGGCTTCGTCAAGTTCCTCGCCGATGCGGCGACCGACAAGGTGCTCGGCTGCCACATCATCGGCCCGCATGCCGGCGACCTGATCGCAGAGGTGACGGTGCTGATGGAGTTCGGCGGCTCGGCCGAGGATCTGGCCCGCACTTGCCACGCCCATCCGACGCTGGCCGAGGCCGTCAAGGAAGCGGCGCTCGCCGTCGACAAGCGCCCGATCCACATGTGAGCGGGGCCATGCACGTCATTCTCGGGCGGCGCTCAGCGCCAACCCGGGAATCTCGTGCAGAATGGGGCGCCTTCTCGTCCTGAGATGCTCGAGTCTTCGCCCGAGCATGACGTGCCTTGTCAGCCCCGCCGCGCGCGATAGGCGGTGAGCGTGTTGCGGAGCAGGCAGGCGATCGTCGTCGGGCCGACACCGCCCGGAACCGGCGTGATTGCGCCGGCAACCTCGGCCGCCTCGGCATAGTCGACATCGCCGGCGAGCTTGCCATCGGGCATGCGGTTGATGCCGACATCGATCACCGTCGCTCCGGGCTTGATCCAGTCGCCCTTGACCATCCGAGGGCGCCCCACGGCGGCGACGACGATATCGGCGCGCTTCACCACGGCCGGGAGGTCGCGCGTGCGCGAATGAGCGATGGTGACGGTGCAGTCGGCTTGCAGCAGCAATTGCGCGACCGGGCGGCCGACGAGCTCCGAGCGGCCGATGACGACCGCTTCCAGCCCTGACAGCGAAGGCAGCGTCTGCTTCAGCAGCAGCATGCAGCCGAGCGGCGTGCAAGGCACGAGACCGTTCTTGCCACCGGCGAGCAGGCCGGCATTGATCGGGTGGAGCCCATCGACATCCTTGGCCGGGTCGATGGCGTCGATGATGCGGCCGGTGTCGATATGCTTCGGCAGCGGCAACTGGACAAGGATGCCGTCGACGCCGTCATCGGCGTTCAGTTCGGCGATCTTCGCGAGCAGCGCCGCTTCGGTCGTCTCGGCCGGCAGGCGATGGGCGACCGAGTTCATGCCGATCTCGGCCGCGAGCTTCTCCTTGGAGGCGACATAGACCTTGCTGGCCGGGTCCTCGCCGACGAGCACGACATGCAGGCCGGGCGCCGGCTTGCCGGCTGCCTTAAGCGCCGCGACCTCGCGGCCGATCTCGGCCCGCAATTCAGCCGCTGCCGCCTTGCCATCGATGATGCGTGCCGTCATGACCAGCTCCGTCCTGCGCCGCTTGATCGCCAATCGTCCTGTTGGACGCAAAACGGCGATCCAGCTCCTTGTTGAGGCATCGGATCGAAAAGTGGATTCCAGTTTTCAGTTTGATGCTCTGCGCCGTTCTCTTGCTGCATCGCGACAGAACGGACAAGTGCAGCCTTGCCCTGAATGTCTCGCAGGTGGGGATGTCGCCGGCGCCGCTTGATTGGGGCGCGGCGAGCCAGCATGGTCGGCCGATGATTCAGAAGGCGGCGTGCAAGCCGGAGACAGCGACGTGACCACCGGCTTTGCGGCAATCCCGGCTTCCGGCAGCTATGTGCTGCGCAATGCCAGGGCACCCGCCTGCCTGGTCGAGGCCGGCAGCCTGGCGAGCGATCACAATGGGTTTGCGCTGCTCGACATTGCCGTCGAGGACGGCGCCATCGCCTCGATCCTGCCGGCGGGGACGCCCGCGCTGGATGCC is drawn from Bosea sp. Tri-49 and contains these coding sequences:
- the odhB gene encoding 2-oxoglutarate dehydrogenase complex dihydrolipoyllysine-residue succinyltransferase, which gives rise to MATEIRVPTLGESVSEATIGKWFKKPGDAVKADEPLVELETDKVTLEVNAPAAGVLGEIVAKEGETVGVSALLGTIAAGDGKAAAAPAKPAAEAPKPAAAAPAATAPATKAADSGPAVSRLAAESGVDPSKVAASGKDGRVTKGDMLAAIATGPAVVAAAPAAPIQVRAPSAPDDASREERVKMTKLRQTIARRLKEAQTNAAMLTTFNEVDMTNVMALRNQYKDVFEKKHGVKLGFMGFFVKACVQALKEIPAVNAEIDGTDIVYKNYYHIGVAVGTDKGLVVPVVRDADELSIAGVEKKIGEFGKKARDGALKIEEMQGGTFTISNGGVYGSLMSTPILNAPQSAILGMHKIQERPMVVGGQIVIRPMMYLAVSYDHRIIDGKEAVTFLVRVKEGLEDPARLVLDL
- a CDS encoding phosphopantetheine adenylyltransferase; this translates as MAIPAKLVAVGLAIAGIINLLPTIGVAGVGWLRSLYGFEIANPDLEILLRHRAILFGIVGALLLAAAFRPGLREVAVLVAGASMASFIVIALLVGGYGPAIRKVVIADIIGLLALVPAIIARLAPSHR
- a CDS encoding VOC family protein, coding for MAFGPNPPPIQAHICVKGGDAAIAFYENAFGAECTFKAMADDGQRVMHANLALFGGEVMLHDEFPEFGGDVMAPSSHGGASIAISINLPTPADVDAAIARAEAAGANVVMPASDVFWGARYARLRDPFGHVWAFNAPLAQQS
- the lpdA gene encoding dihydrolipoyl dehydrogenase produces the protein MSYDLVVIGTGPGGYVCAIRAAQLGLKVAVVEKRKTHGGTCLNVGCIPSKALLHASEMFEEAGHTFESLGINVGKPKLDLKQMMVHKQETIDANVNGVAFLLKKNKIEPFHGTASIPAAGKVVVTGEDGKTQELVTKNIVIATGSESAALPGVTTDEKTVVTSTGALELGSVPKELLVVGAGVIGLEIGSVWGRLGAKVTVVEYLDRILPGMDDEIAKQFQRILQKQGFTFHLGSKVTKVETGKKGGATVTVEPAAGGEAKTLNADIVLVSIGRRPNTDGLGLDKAGVATERGRVVIDDHFKTNVDGIYAIGDVVRGPMLAHKAEDEGVAVAEILAGKHGHVNYDAIPGIVYTAPEVAAIGKTEEELKAAGIAYKVGKFPFTANGRARAMRHTDGFVKFLADAATDKVLGCHIIGPHAGDLIAEVTVLMEFGGSAEDLARTCHAHPTLAEAVKEAALAVDKRPIHM
- the folD gene encoding bifunctional methylenetetrahydrofolate dehydrogenase/methenyltetrahydrofolate cyclohydrolase FolD; this encodes MTARIIDGKAAAAELRAEIGREVAALKAAGKPAPGLHVVLVGEDPASKVYVASKEKLAAEIGMNSVAHRLPAETTEAALLAKIAELNADDGVDGILVQLPLPKHIDTGRIIDAIDPAKDVDGLHPINAGLLAGGKNGLVPCTPLGCMLLLKQTLPSLSGLEAVVIGRSELVGRPVAQLLLQADCTVTIAHSRTRDLPAVVKRADIVVAAVGRPRMVKGDWIKPGATVIDVGINRMPDGKLAGDVDYAEAAEVAGAITPVPGGVGPTTIACLLRNTLTAYRARRG